The Solea solea chromosome 19, fSolSol10.1, whole genome shotgun sequence genome has a window encoding:
- the gadd45gb.1 gene encoding growth arrest and DNA-damage-inducible, gamma b, tandem duplicate 1, translated as MTLEEVLVQKPAERDLCNGQTLEDALVSARDNESLTVGVYECAKVMNLDPDSVSFCVLAVDEQFECDIALQIHFTLIQSFCFDNDISIVRVGDAKRLSAIVGDDKAEQLEDAHCVLITNPAEGSWEDPALEKLHVFCEESRGLNDWLPEISLPGR; from the exons atgaCTCTGGAGGAAGTCCTGGTCCAGAAACCCGCAGAGCGAGACCTGTGCAATGGGCAGACTCTGGAGGACGCGCTCGTGTCCGCGAGGGACAACGAGTCTCTGACCGTCGGTGTCTACGAGTGCGCGAAAGTCATGAATCT TGACCCGGACAGCGTGTCCTTCTGCGTCCTGGCCGTGGACGAGCAGTTCGAGTGCGACATCGCGCTCCAGATCCACTTCACGCTGATCCAGTCCTTCTGCTTCGACAACGACATCAGCATCGTCCGTGTCGGCGACGCCAAGCGACTGTCGGCGATCGTTGGCGACGACAAGGCGGAGCAACTGGAAGACGCGCACTGTGTCCTCATCACG AACCCGGCTGAAGGTTCTTGGGAGGATCCAGCCCTGGAGAAGCTGCACGTGTTCTGTGAGGAGAGTCGTGGTCTGAACGACTGGCTTCCTGAGATCAGCCTCCCCGGCCGCTGA
- the nim1kb gene encoding serine/threonine-protein kinase NIM1: MPGSHFQVTNTKLHHSLYSLTDSSAAGSEDEEAEAPPPLSTLQKLTSDMCKDEKTIKDLIIGRRVGFYKVRGEIGCGAFSRVKLGFHALTKEKVALKVLDKTRLDTQAQRLLSREISSMESLQHPNLVRLFEVVETPSRLHLVLEYAGGGDLHDRICNKGKFSDNTSKVTFAQILSAIKYMHNINIIHRDLKAENVLFTSRGCVKVADFGFSTRVSNLNNGLDTFCGSPPYAAPELFKDESYLGPPVDVWAMGVLLFFMTTGTMPFRAETLGKLRHCIINAAYTVPPWVPGPCQRLVKGILKPDPNDRYAIDQMLGCDWLLPVEFPWSLVPHEPVSPFQSLLGLESWNLEEEEEEEIRSSLEELGFTAEHLRNNQLKDSRCPVTGVYRIMVHRAQKSRGYDCPPVVRGMVRDPKREGLRAYRGLRHTSKLCVLS; the protein is encoded by the exons ATGCCTGGAAGCCACTTCCAGGTGACCAACACAAAGCTGCACCACAGCCTCTACAGCCTGACGGACAGCTCCGCAGCCGGCTCTGAGGACGAGGAGGCCGAGGCCCCGCCTCCGCTCAGCACGCTGCAGAAGCTCACCAGCGACATGTGCAAGGACGAGAAGACCATCAAGGACCTGATCATCGGCCGCAGGGTCGGCTTCTACAAGGTGCGCGGGGAGATTGGCTGCGGGGCTTTCTCCAGGGTCAAACTGGGATTCCACGCTCTCACCAAAG AAAAAGTGGCCCTGAAGGTCCTGGACAAGACCCGGCTGGACACTCAGGCCCAGCGCCTGCTCTCCAGAGAGATCAGCAGCATGGAGTCCCTGCAGCATCCCAACCTGGTGCGACTGTTTGAGGTGGTGGAGACGCCCAGCCGCCTCCACCTGGTGCTGGAGTACGCGGGAGGAGGCGACCTCCACGACAGGATCTGCAACAAGGGCAAGTTTTCTGACAACACCAGCAAGGTCACGTTCGCACAGATCCTCTCCGCCATCAAATACATG cacaacatcaacatcatccACCGCGACCTGAAGGCGGAGAACGTCCTCTTCACCAGCCGCGGCTGTGTGAAGGTGGCTGATTTCGGCTTCAGTACGCGGGTTTCAAACCTCAACAACGGCCTGGACACCTTCTGTGGGTCTCCGCCGTACGCCGCGCCAGAACTCTTCAAGGACGAGAGTTACCTGGGGCCACCGGTGGACGTGTGGGCCATGGGCGTGCTGCTCTTCTTCATGACCACCGGCACCATGCCGTTCCGCGCCGAAACCCTGGGCAAGCTGCGGCACTGCATCATCAACGCCGCCTACACCGTGCCTCCCTGGGTTCCCGGGCCCTGCCAGAGGCTCGTGAAGGGAATCCTGAAGCCGGATCCCAACGACCGCTACGCCATCGACCAGATGctgggctgtgattggctcttACCGGTGGAGTTTCCCTGGTCACTGGTCCCGCACGAACCTGTGAGTCCTTTTCAGAGTCTGCTGGGCTTAGAGAGCTGGAacctggaggaggaagaggaggaggagatcagGAGCTCGCTGGAGGAGCTCGGCTTCACCGCGGAACATCTGCGCAACAACCAGCTGAAAGACAGCCGCTGCCCCGTCACCGGCGTCTACAGGATCATGGTGCACCGGGCGCAGAAGAGCCGGGGCTACGACTGTCCGCCTGTGGTCCGAGGGATGGTCAGGGACCCGAAGAGGGAGGGGCTCCGGGCCTACAGAGGCCTCAGACACACCTCCAAGCTCTGTGTGCTGTCATGA
- the LOC131446431 gene encoding coiled-coil domain-containing protein 152-like isoform X1 has product MTSRCVSLDTFMEEFAQLEQKIIEVHGKSNMLEVKLDDANRLVKFYLSKEKSLTEERDVLLSTVNRLQQSLQEQCNLRVENERVKEDMVDLKRRSDRRVEDREAEVRRLLTEKATETDRHQRELEAVRQQSRREVELAHRDCFSQLEAKDTELKKLLQEKNVEVEEMKTRLKIQEREKQSELLKLQMEFGAKFARVQSSAQINQQQHQGSSVMLPQSVFRRKLQFMQEEKNREITSLRQRIKELEEKQRISSISSSISSISDNRLKRRKVTRVCTL; this is encoded by the exons ATGACGTCACGCTGCGTCAGTTTGGACACGTTTATGGAGGAGTTTGCTCAGTTAGAGCAG AAAATCATAGAAGTCCATGGTAAGAGCAACATGCTGGAGGTGAAGCTGGACGATGCAAACAGACTCGTCAAATTCTACCTGAGCAAAGAGAAGAGTCTCACTGAAG AGCGAGACGTCCTTCTGTCCACCGTCAACCGGCTTCAGCAGAGTCTGCAGGAGCAGTGCAACCTCAGAG TGGAGAACGAGagagtgaaggaggacatggtCGACCTGAAGAGACGCAGTGACAGAAGAGTGGAG GACAGAGAGGCTGAGGTTCGACGGCTGCTCACTGAAAAggccacagagacagacagacaccagaGGGAGCTAGAGGCTGTGAGACAGCAGAGCAGGAGGGAGGTGGAGCTCGCTCACAGGGACTGTTTCAGTCAGT TGGAGGCCAAAGACACTGAGCTGAAGAAGCTGCTGCAGGAGAAGAacgtggaggtggaggagatgaaGACGAGGCTGAAGatccaggagagagagaagcagagtgAACTGCTGAAGCTGCAGATggag tttGGTGCAAAGTTTGCCAGAGTTCAGAGTTCAGCTCAGAtcaaccagcagcagcatcagggcTCCAGTGTGATGCTTCCACAGAGCGTCTTCAGGAgg aAGCTTCAGttcatgcaggaggagaagaacagAGAGATCACGTCTCTGCGTCAGAGAATCAAAGAGCTGGAAGAGAAGCAGCgaatcagcagcatcagcagcagcatcagcagcatcagtgacAACCGTCTGAAGAGGAGAAAG GTGACCAGAGTGTGTACTCTTTAA
- the LOC131446431 gene encoding coiled-coil domain-containing protein 152-like isoform X2, whose protein sequence is MTSRCVSLDTFMEEFAQLEQKIIEVHGKSNMLEVKLDDANRLVKFYLSKEKSLTEERDVLLSTVNRLQQSLQEQCNLRVENERVKEDMVDLKRRSDRRVEDREAEVRRLLTEKATETDRHQRELEAVRQQSRREVELAHRDCFSQLEAKDTELKKLLQEKNVEVEEMKTRLKIQEREKQSELLKLQMEFGAKFARVQSSAQINQQQHQGSSVMLPQSVFRRKLQFMQEEKNREITSLRQRIKELEEKQRISSISSSISSISDNRLKRRKV, encoded by the exons ATGACGTCACGCTGCGTCAGTTTGGACACGTTTATGGAGGAGTTTGCTCAGTTAGAGCAG AAAATCATAGAAGTCCATGGTAAGAGCAACATGCTGGAGGTGAAGCTGGACGATGCAAACAGACTCGTCAAATTCTACCTGAGCAAAGAGAAGAGTCTCACTGAAG AGCGAGACGTCCTTCTGTCCACCGTCAACCGGCTTCAGCAGAGTCTGCAGGAGCAGTGCAACCTCAGAG TGGAGAACGAGagagtgaaggaggacatggtCGACCTGAAGAGACGCAGTGACAGAAGAGTGGAG GACAGAGAGGCTGAGGTTCGACGGCTGCTCACTGAAAAggccacagagacagacagacaccagaGGGAGCTAGAGGCTGTGAGACAGCAGAGCAGGAGGGAGGTGGAGCTCGCTCACAGGGACTGTTTCAGTCAGT TGGAGGCCAAAGACACTGAGCTGAAGAAGCTGCTGCAGGAGAAGAacgtggaggtggaggagatgaaGACGAGGCTGAAGatccaggagagagagaagcagagtgAACTGCTGAAGCTGCAGATggag tttGGTGCAAAGTTTGCCAGAGTTCAGAGTTCAGCTCAGAtcaaccagcagcagcatcagggcTCCAGTGTGATGCTTCCACAGAGCGTCTTCAGGAgg aAGCTTCAGttcatgcaggaggagaagaacagAGAGATCACGTCTCTGCGTCAGAGAATCAAAGAGCTGGAAGAGAAGCAGCgaatcagcagcatcagcagcagcatcagcagcatcagtgacAACCGTCTGAAGAGGAGAAAGGTCTAG
- the ghrb gene encoding growth hormone receptor b: protein MISSSSCSFLSFFFTALILESSSQEAADVPQRQPHLTGCVSTNMETFRCTWNVGSFRNLSEPGRLRLFFYNKKPPLTSPKEWSECPHYSAERPNECFFNENHTSIWTLYSVQLRSGDGNVLYDETFFFVQDIVQPDPPVDLQWMLLNASVTGTFYDIMLSWEPPESADVGTGWMTLQYEVHYRDLNSDQWAALDLVKSTQRSLFGFQTNIKYEVRVRCRMLSAEHFGEFSSSVFVHIPSKGSSFPVLGLLIFGALCFVAILMLVVIAQQEKLMLLLLPPVPGPKIRGIDPELLKKGKLRELTSILGAPPNLRPELYNSDPWVEFIDLDIEEQSDRLTELDTDCLMDRSPSTNCSPLSLGFRDDDSGRASCCDPDLHVDSEVSPFHPLILNQTLSRDPSCPEASESHFPVQNPAAQAPGREALYTQVSEVRSSGKVLLSPEDQSEVEKPTSKDSEAEKLKEKRDLQQLLVENTDHRGYTSELNVAKMCPRLSTDNPSRTCQTSPSPHNDSYSTITSVSAPVYTVVEGVDRENSLVLTPNSTPAVQLIIPKDVPTPGGYLTPDLIGSVTP, encoded by the exons atgatctcctcctcctcctgctcgtTCTTGTCCTTCTTCTTCACTGCTTTAATCCTGGAATCGTCTTCACAGGAAG CAGCAGATGTCCCCCAGAGACAGCCCCACCTCACTGGCTGCGTCTCCACCAACATGGAGACGTTCCGCTGCACGTGGAACGTCGGCTCTTTCCGCAACTTGTCCGAGCCTGGAAGACTGCGCTTGTTCTTCTACAACAAAAA ACCTCCGCTCACGTCCCCTAAAGAGTGGAGCGAGTGTCCCCACTACAGCGCCGAGCGGCCGAACGAGTGCTTCTTCAACGAGAACCACACGTCCATCTGGACGTTGTACAGCGTCCAGCTCCGCTCCGGAGACGGCAACGTCCTCTACGACGAGACGTTCTTCTTCGTCCAAGACATCG TGCAACCGGATCCACCGGTGGACCTGCAGTGGATGCTGCTGAACGCGAGCGTGACCGGAACGTTCTACGACATCATGCTGAGCTGGGAGCCGCCGGAGTCGGCAGACGTGGGGACGGGATGGATGACGCTGCAGTACGAGGTCCACTACCGCGACCTCAACTCTGACCAATGGGCGGCA CTGGACCTTGTGAAGAGCACACAGAGATCTCTGTTTGGTTTCCAAACCAACATCAAGTACGAGGTGCGTGTTCGGTGTCGGATGCTCAGCGCAGAACACTTTGGAGAATTCAGCAGCTCTGTGTTCGTCCACATCCCGTCCAAAG GGTCAAGTTTCCCAGTGTTGGGTTTGCTCATCTTTGGGgccttgtgttttgttgccaTCCTGATGTTAGTTGTGATTGCACAGCAGGAAAA GTTGATGTTACTTCTCTTGCCTCCTGTTCCTGGACCTAAGATTAGAGGAATTGATCCTGAGCTCCTGAAG AAGGGAAAGCTGAGGGAGCTGACGTCCATCTTGGGTGCCCCTCCCAACCTGAGGCCGGAGCTGTACAACAGTGACCCCTGGGTGGAGTTCATCGATCTGGACATTGAGGAGCAGAGTGACCGACTCACCGAACTGGACACGGACTGCCTCATGGACCGCTCCCCGTCCACCAACTGCTCGCCGCTCTCCCTCGGCTTCAGAGACGACGACTCGGGGCGAGCCAGCTGCTGCGACCCGGACCTCCACGTCGACTCGGAAGTGTCACCGTTTCACCCTCTCATTCTGAACCAAACCCTCAGCAGGGACCCGTCGTGCCCGGAGGCGTCTGAGTCACACTTCCCAGTCCAGAACCCTGCTGCTCAAGCTCCGGGCAGGGAGGCTTTGTACACCCAGGTGAGCGAGGTACGGTCGTCTGGCAAGGTTCTGCTCTCACCTGAGGACCAGTCCGAGGTGGAGAAACCGACCAGCAAAGACTCTGAGGCAGAGAAGCTGAAGGAAAAGAGAGAtttacagcagctgctggtggaGAATACAGACCACAGAGGTTACACATCAGAGCTCAACGTGGCGAAAATGTGCCCACGGTTATCCACGGACAACCCGAGCAGAACCTGCCAGACTTCACCGTCGCCTCACAACGACTCATATTCCACCATCACGTCCGTCTCTGCTCCCGTCTACACGGTCGTTGAGGGCGTCGACCGAGAGAACAGCCTCGTGCTGACACCAAACTCGACCCCTGCCGTGCAGCTGATAATCCCAAAGGACGTGCCCACACCAGGCGGATATCTGACCCCTGACCTTATAGGAAGCGTCACACCGTAG